A genomic region of Cryptococcus gattii WM276 chromosome F, complete sequence contains the following coding sequences:
- a CDS encoding uncharacterized protein (Similar to SGTC gene model, INSD accession EAL20374.1), which translates to MLSSPSIPQLVSIAYAQALPPPPHDLRPMCYFPRKPLLTLIFISCAFLDHLLPVPPSIMLAYLAHALSASIITTKDFTIDLLFYISGHEIPPIESLVSIINVLMENPTCFGDGTVLPSMLSDPALVQGDTADGSSKCQNNNQTSTLSLLLPLLRVSATPSSPPTLTAFIARLLTCLSPFPVPPLDVGLEAGQLLPSFTDAIGIPLRNCLGGLMAEATTGDPRQVGQVVYQEDSQLAQGHSSSNVETSANPPLPLKAIVAFLLEQAHRASQWNPHELSLEIEHYQTPAPSYIRLIKAGKHICSDPEEFVVALFEVSIERLISENGGRLIGKAEGIRDWGWVTESLPSLLRWWRLQKEEDGFVGWQLPPVVAEPLTKTVQTFLPDMQNYSEKVLETYEMIVQSAEIEEESSGFTPPEAWQLMTLQEYLIGKLIEMDLITSDEACRMIPTILVPQTVHGQSLLERMESESRAHVKPLVFIISYAFGAAKSFAYEIVKIIKSSPQVPPPENLFLHISHQPSIFSALATFISPSSLYTLMSDRLLEAYSELDEFARSDDPQGYLTRFGEGVILLESFAREFNLDLPELLVNGRRATGYGLLNAEQKDCLNGWVKAIFGSDGIEDQILLATPPQTLCCLVPTLIQQAIAAVACSQIDLDTLHSGLSYFSQPLLSWCLGGVIGWLCDEILRQGALSALHLVVLQALAMSHACPEQLLRVNDRALRNLFSPLSGLDEVIRTSNFDMFAFKAKLESLGIATSHYAPLNQPSVKSSLQSIYSSSLATAFWANPLLDSLWAAADTSNWMTDVLKIIFSQLAKLPVSPVRSAYQRSEEAYVNFVPFLLMVDIKGNEPLLSGLAAWLKNSTEDLIHYTLGSRVLAGIFAQCTLLADTIWGRVMARRVIKELVVELQSLTSLGFRSDEQSEGTTQFHDRKMKHRDERRLTSEQRLICEDIIRMLSHDDGLRARWGNQLAD; encoded by the exons ATgctctcctctccctccatccCTCAACTTGTCTCCATAGCTTATGCCCAAGCATTGCCCCCCCCTCCC CATGACCTCAGACCTATGTGCTACTTCCCACGAAAACCATTACTTACCCTTATCTTCATTTCATGTGCATTCCTTgaccatcttcttccagtTCCCCCGTCCATCATGCTTGCCTATCTCGCCCATGCACTATCAGCATCCATAATCACGACAAAGGATTTCACGATTGATTTGCTTTTCTATATATCCGGTCACGAAATTCCTCCTATAGAGTCTCTCGTTTCCATCATCAACGTCTTGATGGAAAATCCCACTTGTTTTGGAGATGGTACCGTTTTGCCCTCTATGCTTTCTGATCCAGCTTTGGTACAAGGTGATACCGCCGATGGGTCATCGAAATGCCAGAACAACAATCAGACAAGTACCTtatcccttcttctccctttACTGCGTGTATCAGCGACgccttcctctcctccaaCACTGACTGCTTTTATCGCCCGATTATTGACCTGTCTCTCGCCCTTCCCGGTTCCACCACTCGATGTTGGTCTAGAAGCGGGCCAGTTGCTTCCTTCCTTCACAGACGCAATCGGTATCCCACTCCGAAACTGTCTTGGAGGGCTGATGGCCGAGGCGACAACAGGTGACCCGCGACAAGTTGGACAAGTAGTATATCAAGAGGACTCACAACTTGCACAAGGCCATAGCTCTTCCAATGTAGAAACGTCAGCAAATCCTCCACTGCCACTCAAAGCTATTGTCGCGTTCCTGTTAGAGCAGGCTCATCGTGCATCCCAGTGGAATCCCCATGAGCTTTCCCTCGAAATCGAGCATTATCAAACACCTGCACCAAGTTATATACGCTTGATCAAAGCAGGTAAACATATCTGCTCCGACCCTGAAGAATTTGTCGTCGCCTTGTTCGAAGTATCGATTGAAAGACTCATTTCCGAAAACGGCGGGCGTCTCATAGGCAAGGCAGAAGGAATACGAGACTGGGGTTGGGTAACTGAATCTTTACCCAGTCTTCTAAGATGGTGGCGATTgcagaaggaagaggatggcTTCGTAGGTTGGCAACTGCCG CCTGTGGTTGCTGAACCTTTGACCAAGACCGTACAAACGTTTCTCCCGGACATGCAAAACTATTCTGAAAAGGTATTAGAGACGTACGAAATGATAGTGCAGTCTGCAGAGATCGAGGAGGAATCCAGTGGATTTACGCCCCCCGAGGCTTG GCAATTAATGACATTGCAAGAGTATCTCATTGGGAAGTTGATTGAGATGGATCTCATCACTAGCGATGAAGCATGTAGGATGATCCCAACGATATTGGTGCCACAAACTGTTCATGGTCAATCTTTACTG GAAAGGATGGAATCGGAATCTCGTGCACATGTCAAACCTCTCGTATTCATTATAAGTTACGCTTTCGGCGCCGCAAAGTCTTTCGCATATGAAATTGTTAAA ATTATCAAATCATCGCCTCAGGTGCCCCCCCCTGAAAATCTTTTTCTCCATATATCCCATCAACCCTCAATATTTTCGGCGTTGGCAACGTTCATCTCACCTTCATCGTTGTATACCCTAATGTCAGATCGGTTGTTGGAAGCTTATTCTGAATTGGACGAATTTGCTCGATCCGACGACCCACAGGGCTACCTTACAAGATTTGGAGAAGGAGTTATCTTACTAGAAAGCTTCGCTAGAGAATTCAATTTAGATCTTCCAGAATTACTCGTCAACGGGAGAAGGGCTACTGGGTATGGCTTGTTGAACGCAGAGCAGAAGGACTGCTTGAACGGTTGGGTAAAGGCTATC TTCGGCTCTGATGGAATAGAAGATCAAATTCTTCTGGCCACCCCTCCGCAAACACTTTGCTGCTTGGTGCCCACTTTGATTCAGCAAGCTATCGCGGCGGTAGCGTGCAGTCAAATAGATCTTGACACTTTACATAGTGGGCTCTCGTATTTTTCTCAGCCGTTACTAAGCTGGTGCTTGGGTGGGGTGATTGGATGGCTCTGCGACGAAATTCTAAGACAGGG AGCCCTGAGTGCGCTCCATCTCGTTGTTCTTCAAGCACTAGCAATGAGTCATGCTTGCCCCGAGCAGCTCCTGAGAGTGAATGACAGGGCTCTCAGAAACCTCTTCAGTCCTCTAAGTGGTCTAGATGAGGTTATTAGAACCTCAAATTTTGATATGTTTGCATTCAAGGCCAAGTTAGAGTCTCTCGGGATCGCCACTTCTCATT ATGCACCGCTGAATCAGCCGTCAGTTAAGTCAAGTCTCCAAAGCATCTACAGTTCTTCACTTGCAACAGCATTTTGGGCAAATCCACTGCTTGATTCCCTATGGGCTGCTGCAGATACTTCAAACTGGATGACAGATGTCCTCAAGATTATCTTTTCTCAGCTCGCTAAACTTCCCGTTTCCCCAGTACGCTCTGCTTACCAGAGATCCGAGGAGGCATATGTGAACTTTGTTCCGTTTCTTCTGATGGTCGACATCAAGGGAAACGAGCCACTGTTAAGCGGGCTAGCCGCGTGGCTCAAAAATTCCACCGAGGACCTCATCCATTACACCCTCGGCAGTAGGGTACTCGCTGGTATTTTTGCGCAATGTACATTGCTTGCCGACACCATATGGGGCAGAGTGATGGCCAGACGAGTGATCAAGGAACTTGTAGTCGAGTTGCAATCACTTACATCACTAGGCTTCCGATCAGACGAGCAAAGCGAGGGGACGACTCAATTTCATGATCGCAAAATGAAACATCGCGATGAGCGGCGCCTGACTTCTGAACAAAGGTTGATCTGTGAGGATATAATCAGAATGTTGAGCCATGACGATGGGTTGAGGGCTAGGTGGGGAAATCAGTTGGCAGACTGA
- a CDS encoding uncharacterized protein (Similar to TIGR gene model, INSD accession AAW44291.1~Histone deacetylase clr6 (Cryptic loci regulator 6)): MGSMEPILGESKRRVCYFFDSDIGNYHYGPGHPMKPTRIRMCHSLVMNYGLYKKMEIFRAKPATKREMSQFHTDEYVDFLYRINPDNAAQFAKEQVKYNVGDDCPIFDGLFEYCSISAGGSMEGAARLSRDKCDIAVNWAGGLHHAKKAEASGFCYVNDIVLGILELLRYHQRVLYIDIDVHHGDGVEEAFYTTDRVMTCSFHKYGEFFPGTGEVRDNGIGKGKGYAINVPLRDGISDDNYKSIFQPVIKRVIEWYQPGAIVLQCGSDSLSGDRLGSFNLSMKGHAACVQFVKSFNLPLLLLGGGGYTVKSVSRTWAYETGLAAGMELGRDLPNNEYWEYYGPDYELDVRSSNMTDQNTPEYLQKVKEAVFEVLRDKNAAPSVPLQSVPKMMHDDDDEDEGEDNEDKDVRRPLRLWAREKQHETSLSDSEDEGTGGRKHRRSYKESTQKKHRSKSPSHQMESSIIADEA, encoded by the exons ATGGGTAGTATGGAACCCATTCTGGGGGAGAGCAAGCGAAGAGTT TGCTATTTTTTTGATTCTGACATTGGGAATTATCATTATGGACCTG GTCATCCGATGAAGCCGACCCGCATTAGGATGTGTCACTCACTTGTTATGAACTATGGCTTGTAcaagaagatggaaatTTTT CGGGCCAAGCCTGCCACTAAACGTGAAATGTCCCAGTTCCATACGGATGAATATGTCGACTTTTTATATCGAATAAATCCGGACAATGCTGCTCAGTTTGCGAAAGAGCAAGTCAAAT ATAACGTCGGCGATGATTGCCCAATTTTTGATGGGTTATTCGAATATTGCTCAATCTCGGCAGGCGGGTCCATGG AGGGTGCCGCACGGCTTTCTCGCGACAAGTGCGACATTGCTGTCAACTGGGCTGGGGGTCTACATCACGCCAAAAAGGCGGAAGCGAGCGGATTCTGTTATGTCAATG ACATTGTCCTTGGTATCCTCGAATTATTGAG GTATCATCAACGTGTTCTGTACATCGATATCGACGTACATCACGGAGATGGCGTGGAAGAAGCCTTTTATACGACCGACAGGGTCATGACGTGCAGTTTTCACAAGTACGGTGAATTTTTCCCTGGTACTGGTGAAGTAAGAGATAATGGAATTGGCAAAGGTAAAGG ATACGCTATTAATGTACCTCTTCGAGACGGGATCAGTGATGACAACTATAAGAGTATCTTCCAGCCCGTAATCAAGCGTGTCATTGAATGGTATCAACCAGGAGCTATCGTACTTCAATGCGGTTCTGATTCTCTTTCCGGAGATCGCCTGGGATCATTCAACCTTTCGATGAAGGGCCACGCTGCTTGTGTGCAGTTTGTCAAATCGTTCAACCTGCCTTTATTGTTGCTTGGCGGAGGTGGTTACACAGTCAAGTCTGTTTCAAGGACTTGGGCATATGAGACTGGCCTTGCTGCAGGCATGGAGCTAGGGCGTG ATCTGCCTAATAATGAATATTGGGAGTATTACGGGCCAGATTACGAGCTTGATGTTCGTTCTTCCAATATGACAGATCAGAACACTCCCGAGTACCTTCAAAAAGTCAAGGAAGCGGTTTTTGAAGTTTTGCGCGATAAGAATGCTGCCCCAAGTGTTCCTCTACAATCGGTACCCAAAATGATGCATGATGACGACGATGAAGACGAAGGCGAAGACAATGAAGATAAGGACGTCCGTCGTCCAC TGCGGCTTTGGGCCAGGGAAAAGCAACATGAAACATCCCTCTCGGATTCCGAAGACGAAGGCACAGGAGGTCGAAAACATCGGCGCAGTTACAAAGAGTCCACACAGAAGAAACATCGTTCAAAATCCCCTTCCCATCAAATGGAATCCTCCATCATCGCGGATGAGGCGTAG
- a CDS encoding uncharacterized protein (Similar to TIGR gene model, INSD accession AAW44286.1) has protein sequence MSSTSYLDALPYVDKQVDDPVNKAAAQALVEAELRHTPQIAEDDHRLAASVDVFPQLKHLEELLADYPNKPIRGIDLSKYQPPVVDANATLEELEAAEKQGRIGEGYMGLRLENTSILSSYGPNAWLVRNYQLNSQLTELQATLAALKEHVTDINRTRRIFQEETGQHLHRLEGRWQNLVGSAVQLELACTAMEGEVKGLEAKKIILQGEITELEAKY, from the exons ATGTCATCGACATCGTATTTAGACGCCTTGCCTTACGTTGACAAGCAAGTAGATGATCCAG TTAATAAGGCTGCTGCCCAAGCTCTTGTAGAGGCGGAGTTGCGTCATACCCCTCAAATCGCGGAGGATGACCACAGGTTGGCGGCGTCCGTTGACGTCTTTCCT CAATTGAAACATTTGGAGGAACTCCTCGCAGACTATCCCAACAAGCCAATTAGGGGAATTGATCTCTCCAAATACCAACCTCCCGTTGTTGACGCTAATGCAACCCTGGAAGAGCTTGAGGCAGCGGAGAAGCAGGGCCGAATAGGAGAAGGCTATATGGGTCTGAG GCTGGAGAACACATCGATACTTTCTTCATACGGACCCAATGCGTGGCTTGTTCGCAATTATCAGCTTAACTCTCAACTGACGGAGCTTCAAGCAACTTTAGCCGCCCTTAAAGAACATGTCACAGATATCAATCGCACTCGGCGCATTTTCCAGGAGGAAACTGGGCAACATCTTCATAGGCTTGAGGGAAGATGGCAAAACTTAGTGGGGTCAGCAGTGCAGCTTGAGCTGGCCTGTACGGCAATGGAGGGGGAGGTCAAGGGCCTGGAGGCCAAGAAAATCATCCTGCAAGGCGAAATTACAGAACTAGAGGCGAAGTATTAA
- a CDS encoding H(+)-transporting V1 sector ATPase subunit F (Similar to TIGR gene model, INSD accession AAW44290.1) has protein sequence MASSTTPNPKDRNLIAVIGDEDSVTGLLLAGIGHINQHQKKNFLIVDGKTQTSVIESAFQDFTERKDVAILLINQHIAERIRPTVDRYQAAFPALLEIPSKEHPYGMSLKICRSGYASSRNGTCAVCNSADSM, from the exons ATGGCCTCCTCTACAACTCCTAACCCCAAGGATAGAAACCTCATAGCCGTAATCGGCGACGAG GATTCAGTGACAGGTTTGCTTCTTGCCGGTATCGGCCATATAAATCAACatcagaagaagaacttTCTTATTGTCGATGGAA AGACTCAAACGAGCGTCATTGAATCCGCTTTTCAAGATTTCACTGAGCGCAAGGATGTCGCTATACTGCTCATTAACCAGCAT ATTGCTGAACGGATAAGACCAACCGTTGACAGGTACCAGGCTGCCTTTCCTGCGTTGCTAGAGATCCCAAGTAAAGAACACCCCTACGGTATGTCGCTCAAGATTTGTCGATCTGGATATGCGTCAAGCAGGAATGGGACATGTGCCGTATGTAATAGTGCTGATAGTATGTGA